Proteins co-encoded in one Sulfuricaulis limicola genomic window:
- a CDS encoding regulatory protein RecX translates to MRQETPEVDLPRARQLALGWLARREHSRREIYNKLLKKGCAEAIAAEVVRQLETERLLSDDRFMESLIQARRNRGYGPLRIQKELQEKGVAPEAIANWLDATSRDWIDDIRRVQRKKFGARLPRNYTERARQARFLQYRGFTYDQIQQLLDPRGSD, encoded by the coding sequence CTGAGGCAGGAAACGCCGGAAGTCGATCTCCCGCGGGCGCGCCAGCTGGCGCTTGGCTGGCTCGCCAGACGCGAACACAGCCGGCGGGAGATATATAATAAGTTGCTCAAAAAGGGGTGCGCCGAGGCGATAGCCGCCGAGGTGGTCAGGCAGCTCGAAACGGAGCGGCTGTTGTCCGATGACCGCTTCATGGAAAGCCTGATCCAGGCGCGACGCAATCGCGGTTACGGCCCGTTGCGGATTCAAAAAGAGTTACAGGAAAAAGGGGTGGCGCCGGAGGCGATCGCCAACTGGCTCGATGCCACGAGCCGGGACTGGATCGACGATATCCGGCGCGTACAACGCAAGAAATTCGGGGCACGTTTACCCAGGAATTACACCGAGCGCGCGCGCCAGGCGCGCTTCCTGCAATATCGCGGCTTCACTTATGATCAAATACA
- a CDS encoding TRAP transporter large permease, with amino-acid sequence MTLAIVALLVLIAALGVPLFVVLGAGSLIATHAAGLDPAVMLVEMLRLTSSPNLMAIPLFTLAGVTLARGGAPQRLVQLFNAGFGWMPGGLAVVALTVCAFFTAFSGASGVTILALGGLLYPMLTGENYSKRFSLGLLTASGSLGLLFPPSLAVLLYGIVAGVSIEHLFTAGIVPGTILLVMLALYAMVTSHRIGIPRHTFSFAALVAAARAGFWDILLPVGIIGGLLGGYVTVTEAASCAAAWALLLETVIHRRLNTRAVYYGVFRETCVLVGSLLIILGIALGLTNLLIDAQVPMKMLSLLEQDVHSQLQFLLLLNIFLLAVGCVMDIFSATMVIVPLILPLAQHFGVDPVHLGIIFLANLEIGYLTPPVGINLFLASQRFREPILGLFRAALPFLLIMLVWLALVTYLPPLSLWWKKI; translated from the coding sequence ATGACGCTCGCCATCGTTGCCTTGCTGGTCCTGATTGCCGCCCTCGGCGTGCCCTTGTTCGTGGTGCTGGGGGCCGGCAGCCTGATCGCCACGCACGCGGCCGGTCTCGATCCGGCCGTCATGCTGGTGGAAATGCTGCGGCTCACGTCCTCGCCCAACCTCATGGCGATTCCGCTGTTCACGCTCGCGGGGGTCACGCTCGCGCGCGGTGGCGCGCCGCAACGGCTGGTGCAACTGTTCAATGCCGGCTTCGGCTGGATGCCGGGCGGACTGGCGGTCGTGGCGCTCACGGTCTGCGCCTTCTTCACCGCGTTCTCCGGCGCTTCCGGCGTCACCATCCTGGCGCTCGGCGGCCTGCTGTATCCGATGCTGACGGGCGAAAACTATTCGAAGCGCTTCTCGCTCGGACTGCTGACGGCTTCCGGATCGCTCGGCCTGCTGTTCCCGCCCAGCCTGGCGGTACTGCTGTACGGCATCGTCGCGGGCGTCAGCATCGAACATCTCTTCACCGCCGGCATCGTGCCCGGAACGATCCTGCTGGTCATGCTGGCGCTCTACGCCATGGTCACCTCCCACCGCATCGGCATTCCCCGGCACACGTTTTCCTTCGCGGCACTGGTCGCCGCCGCGCGCGCCGGATTCTGGGACATCCTGCTGCCCGTTGGCATCATCGGCGGGCTGCTGGGCGGCTACGTGACCGTGACTGAGGCGGCGTCCTGCGCCGCGGCCTGGGCGCTGCTGCTGGAAACCGTGATCCACCGGCGCCTGAATACGCGCGCCGTGTATTACGGGGTATTCCGTGAAACCTGCGTGCTGGTGGGCAGCCTGCTGATCATCCTCGGCATCGCGCTCGGCCTGACCAACCTCCTGATCGACGCCCAGGTACCCATGAAGATGCTGTCCCTGCTCGAGCAGGACGTGCACAGCCAGCTGCAATTCCTGCTGCTACTCAATATTTTCCTGCTGGCCGTCGGCTGCGTCATGGATATTTTTTCCGCCACCATGGTGATCGTGCCGCTGATCCTGCCGCTGGCGCAGCATTTCGGGGTCGATCCGGTGCACCTCGGTATCATCTTCCTGGCCAACCTGGAGATCGGCTATCTCACCCCGCCGGTCGGCATCAACCTGTTCCTCGCCAGCCAGCGCTTCCGCGAGCCCATCCTGGGCCTGTTCCGCGCCGCCCTGCCGTTTCTCCTTATTATGCTGGTCTGGCTGGCGCTGGTGACCTACCTCCCGCCGCTTTCGCTGTGGTGGAAGAAAATATAG
- a CDS encoding TRAP transporter TatT component family protein, whose translation MGQMVARSSLSILDSGNVAMNRETDLELARAAIPANLKLIEGLILELPDNAELRLQAAQGFYGYAYGFIEDDDSQRASALYRRGLEHALRALAVAGVSGDVAAQPQEELERQLATLDNSAVPALFWSATCWGKWIDMNRDEPARIAEMGKAAALMARVLELDENYYHGGAHLFFGVYYGAKPPMLGGDFELSARHFDKARAVTGGKLLLADLLRAQYLARQQLDRRQFHERLTAIVNAPSDVFPEMALVNAIAKQKAGQLLAKEKEWF comes from the coding sequence ATGGGCCAGATGGTGGCGCGCTCGTCGCTGTCCATCCTCGACAGCGGCAATGTCGCCATGAACCGCGAGACCGATCTGGAACTCGCGCGCGCCGCAATCCCGGCCAACCTCAAACTGATCGAAGGGCTGATCCTGGAACTCCCGGACAACGCCGAACTGCGGCTGCAGGCGGCCCAGGGGTTTTACGGTTACGCCTACGGCTTCATCGAGGATGACGACAGCCAGCGCGCCTCCGCGCTGTACCGCCGCGGCCTGGAACACGCCCTGCGGGCGCTGGCGGTCGCGGGGGTTTCCGGCGACGTCGCCGCCCAGCCCCAGGAGGAGCTGGAGCGTCAACTCGCCACGCTCGACAACAGCGCCGTGCCGGCGCTGTTCTGGTCCGCCACCTGCTGGGGCAAGTGGATCGACATGAACCGCGACGAACCGGCGCGCATCGCCGAGATGGGCAAGGCGGCGGCGCTGATGGCGCGCGTGCTCGAACTTGACGAAAACTATTACCACGGCGGCGCGCACCTGTTCTTCGGCGTCTATTACGGCGCCAAACCGCCGATGCTGGGCGGCGACTTCGAGCTCTCCGCCCGCCACTTCGACAAGGCCCGCGCCGTTACCGGCGGGAAGCTGCTGCTGGCCGACCTGCTGCGGGCCCAGTATCTCGCGCGCCAGCAACTCGACCGCCGGCAGTTCCACGAACGTCTGACCGCGATCGTCAATGCCCCGTCCGATGTATTTCCGGAAATGGCGCTGGTCAATGCCATTGCCAAGCAAAAAGCCGGACAATTACTCGCCAAAGAAAAAGAATGGTTTTGA
- a CDS encoding CinA family protein — MEIETLARAVSHELKRQGLMLVTAESCTGGWVAQMITSVSGSSEWFERGFVAYTNLAKREMLGVKTTILSRYGAVSEQTARAMAEGALTHSHAQVALAITGIAGPSGGTPEKPVGTVCFAWAGKKRDTNSIKQVFSGDRESVRRQAVAAALQGVLDFIR; from the coding sequence ATGGAAATCGAAACACTGGCACGTGCCGTCAGCCATGAACTGAAACGCCAGGGTTTGATGCTGGTCACGGCCGAATCCTGCACTGGCGGCTGGGTGGCGCAGATGATCACCTCGGTGTCCGGTAGCTCCGAATGGTTCGAGCGCGGTTTCGTTGCTTACACCAACCTGGCCAAACGCGAGATGCTGGGCGTGAAAACGACCATCCTGTCGCGCTACGGTGCCGTGAGCGAGCAGACCGCGCGTGCCATGGCCGAGGGCGCCCTGACCCATTCCCACGCGCAGGTCGCGCTCGCGATCACCGGCATCGCCGGCCCGAGCGGCGGCACGCCGGAGAAACCGGTCGGCACCGTGTGTTTCGCCTGGGCCGGCAAGAAGCGCGACACCAATAGCATCAAGCAGGTGTTTTCCGGGGACCGCGAGAGCGTGCGCCGGCAGGCGGTGGCGGCGGCGCTACAGGGCGTGCTGGATTTTATTCGCTGA
- a CDS encoding sulfite exporter TauE/SafE family protein, with amino-acid sequence METLLIYLVVGAFVGLIAGLLGVGGGLIIVPVLVFVFQGQGVSPEVIVHLAIGTSLATIAITSISSMRAHHRHGAVQWDVFRRLTPGIVVGALLGAVIADFLPTKAMRLWFGVFELLVAAQIGFNLMVAPRGHLPGSVGTNIAGGVIGAISAALGIGGGTLTTPFLVWCNFSLRQAVATSSACGLPIALAGAAGFVATGWNNSGLPEWSSGYLYWPAFAGIVVSSLLFAPLGAKLTHTLPVTVLRRFFAVFLAVLGVRMLIG; translated from the coding sequence ATGGAAACCCTGCTCATCTATCTGGTGGTCGGCGCCTTCGTCGGCCTGATCGCCGGCCTGCTCGGCGTCGGTGGCGGGCTCATCATCGTTCCGGTGCTGGTGTTCGTTTTTCAGGGGCAGGGCGTTTCCCCGGAGGTGATCGTGCATCTGGCCATCGGCACCTCGCTCGCGACCATCGCCATCACCTCGATTTCCTCCATGCGCGCGCATCACCGGCATGGCGCGGTGCAGTGGGACGTGTTCCGCCGGCTCACGCCCGGCATTGTGGTCGGGGCACTGTTGGGCGCGGTGATCGCCGATTTCCTGCCGACCAAGGCGATGCGCCTGTGGTTCGGTGTTTTCGAATTGCTGGTGGCGGCGCAGATCGGCTTCAACCTCATGGTGGCGCCGCGCGGCCACTTGCCAGGCAGCGTGGGCACGAACATCGCCGGCGGCGTGATCGGCGCGATTTCAGCGGCGCTCGGCATCGGCGGCGGCACACTGACCACCCCGTTCCTGGTGTGGTGCAACTTTTCCCTGCGGCAGGCGGTGGCCACGTCCAGCGCCTGCGGTCTGCCCATCGCCCTGGCCGGCGCCGCCGGTTTTGTCGCCACCGGCTGGAATAACAGCGGTCTTCCTGAATGGAGCAGCGGCTATCTTTATTGGCCGGCGTTTGCCGGGATTGTGGTATCCAGCCTGTTGTTCGCCCCGCTCGGCGCGAAGCTCACGCACACCCTGCCGGTCACCGTGCTGCGGCGCTTCTTCGCCGTGTTCCTGGCGGTGCTGGGCGTGCGCATGTTAATTGGATAA
- a CDS encoding phosphatidylglycerophosphatase A, translated as MIALRRLAHFLAFGFGAGKAPVAPGTFGTLVGIAAYLLLQPLSALSYAVTVLALFGLGVWLCQVTERDLGVHDHPGIVWDEIVGYLITMYMAPAGWVWIVAGFLLFRLFDIWKPFPIRQLERRIRGGFGNMLDDALAGLYSLAVLQGIVFLAK; from the coding sequence ATGATCGCGTTGCGCAGGCTCGCACATTTCCTCGCCTTCGGATTCGGCGCCGGCAAGGCGCCGGTGGCGCCGGGCACCTTCGGCACGCTGGTTGGCATCGCGGCCTATCTGTTGCTGCAACCCCTGTCGGCATTGAGCTACGCCGTTACCGTGCTGGCGTTGTTCGGGCTGGGCGTGTGGTTGTGTCAGGTGACGGAACGTGACCTGGGCGTGCATGACCATCCCGGCATCGTGTGGGACGAGATCGTCGGATACCTTATTACCATGTACATGGCCCCCGCAGGATGGGTATGGATCGTGGCGGGATTTCTCCTTTTCCGGCTGTTCGACATCTGGAAGCCGTTTCCCATCCGCCAGCTCGAGCGCCGGATCCGGGGTGGATTCGGCAACATGCTGGACGATGCCCTGGCCGGTTTGTACTCTCTGGCGGTGCTGCAGGGGATTGTGTTTCTGGCGAAATGA
- a CDS encoding APC family permease, translated as MTPVAELKRTLSLAQLVLYGLGTILGAGIYVLVGKVAGLAGLYAPVSFIVAAVLAGLTGLSYAELSARYPRSAGEAVYVQEGLQRRVLSVLVGFLIILTGVVSAATIANGFVGYLHVFVPVPDWLAVTLLVLLLGALAAWGISESVMAASLITLFEVGGLILVILVAGDSLGTLPARLPELIPPPDTGVWLGIMLGAFLAFYAFIGFEDMVNVAEEVKDPGRILPLAIVITIVISTVLYLLVALVAVLALPPAELAQSRAPLALIYERATGSAPTLISLISIFAVVNGALIQIIMAARVLYGMSREGWLHRALGKVHARTRTPLLATAVATAIVLALALWLPLVTLAKATSFVILIVFALVNLSLVRIKRKHPRPEGITIYPAWIPLAGFLSATGFVLFQLYQLAGN; from the coding sequence ATGACACCCGTTGCGGAACTCAAACGCACGCTGTCCCTGGCGCAGCTGGTCCTGTATGGCCTCGGCACCATCCTCGGCGCCGGCATTTACGTGCTGGTCGGCAAGGTGGCGGGCCTGGCCGGCCTGTACGCGCCGGTCTCGTTCATCGTGGCGGCGGTGCTGGCGGGTTTGACGGGCCTGTCCTATGCCGAACTGTCGGCGCGTTATCCGCGCAGCGCGGGCGAGGCGGTGTATGTGCAGGAAGGGCTGCAGCGGCGCGTGCTGTCGGTGCTGGTGGGATTTCTGATCATCCTGACGGGCGTGGTCTCGGCGGCCACGATCGCGAACGGCTTCGTCGGTTATCTGCATGTGTTCGTGCCGGTGCCCGACTGGCTCGCCGTCACGCTGCTGGTGCTGCTGCTGGGTGCGCTGGCGGCCTGGGGCATCAGCGAGTCGGTGATGGCGGCGTCGCTGATCACGCTGTTCGAAGTCGGCGGGCTGATTCTGGTTATCCTGGTGGCGGGCGACAGCCTGGGTACATTGCCGGCGCGCCTGCCGGAGTTGATTCCGCCGCCCGACACCGGGGTGTGGCTGGGAATCATGCTGGGGGCATTTCTCGCGTTCTATGCCTTCATCGGTTTCGAGGACATGGTGAACGTGGCCGAGGAGGTCAAGGACCCGGGGCGCATCCTGCCGCTCGCCATTGTCATCACGATCGTGATTTCAACCGTCCTGTACCTGCTGGTGGCGCTGGTGGCGGTGCTGGCCTTGCCGCCGGCTGAACTGGCGCAGAGCCGCGCGCCGTTGGCGCTGATTTACGAGCGGGCCACCGGTTCCGCGCCGACGCTCATCAGTCTGATCAGCATCTTCGCCGTGGTGAACGGCGCGTTGATCCAGATCATCATGGCTGCGCGCGTTTTGTACGGCATGAGCCGCGAGGGCTGGCTGCATCGCGCGCTGGGGAAAGTCCATGCGCGCACGCGGACACCGCTGCTGGCCACGGCCGTGGCCACCGCGATTGTCCTGGCCCTGGCCCTGTGGCTGCCGCTGGTGACGCTGGCGAAGGCGACGAGTTTTGTCATCCTGATAGTGTTCGCCCTGGTCAATCTGTCGCTGGTGCGCATCAAGCGCAAGCATCCGCGCCCGGAAGGGATAACAATTTATCCGGCCTGGATTCCGCTCGCCGGTTTCCTCTCGGCGACGGGTTTCGTGCTGTTTCAGCTCTATCAGCTGGCCGGAAACTGA
- the recA gene encoding recombinase RecA has translation MDTNKTKALNMALGQIEKQFGKGSVMRLGDAGVVQQVEAVSTGSLGLDIALGIGGLPRGRVVEIYGPESSGKTTLSLSVVAQIQKLGGAAAFIDAEHALDPLYAKKLGVNIDDLLVSQPDSGEQALEIADMLVRSGGVDIVVIDSVAALTPKAEIEGEMGDSHMGLQARLMSQALRKLTANIKRSNTLVVFINQIRMKIGVMFGNPETTTGGNALKFYASVRLDIRRIGAIKKGEEVIGSQTRVKVVKNKVAPPFRQTEFDIIYNEGISKEGELVDIGSESGIVEKTGAWYSFNKERIGQGKDNARQFLKDNPDIAAEIEKRIREKAVVSAQATGAEDEAEEATAEEEA, from the coding sequence ATGGACACGAACAAGACCAAGGCGTTGAACATGGCCCTGGGACAGATCGAGAAGCAATTCGGCAAGGGCTCGGTCATGCGCCTCGGCGACGCCGGGGTGGTGCAGCAGGTGGAGGCGGTTTCCACCGGTTCGCTGGGGCTGGATATCGCCCTCGGTATCGGCGGTCTGCCGCGCGGCCGGGTGGTCGAAATTTACGGCCCGGAATCCTCGGGCAAAACCACGCTGTCCCTGTCCGTGGTGGCCCAGATCCAGAAATTGGGCGGTGCGGCGGCCTTCATTGACGCCGAGCATGCCCTCGACCCCCTGTATGCCAAGAAACTCGGCGTGAACATTGATGATCTGCTGGTATCCCAGCCGGATTCCGGCGAGCAGGCGCTGGAAATCGCCGACATGCTGGTGCGTTCGGGCGGCGTGGACATCGTGGTCATCGACTCGGTGGCGGCGCTGACGCCCAAGGCTGAGATCGAGGGCGAGATGGGTGACTCGCACATGGGCCTGCAGGCGCGCCTGATGAGCCAGGCACTGCGCAAACTGACCGCCAATATCAAGCGTTCCAACACCCTGGTGGTGTTCATCAACCAGATCCGCATGAAAATCGGTGTCATGTTTGGCAACCCCGAGACCACCACCGGCGGCAACGCGCTCAAGTTCTACGCCTCGGTGCGCCTCGACATCCGCCGCATCGGCGCCATCAAGAAGGGCGAGGAAGTCATCGGCAGCCAGACGCGGGTGAAGGTGGTCAAGAACAAGGTCGCACCGCCGTTCCGCCAGACCGAGTTCGACATCATTTACAATGAAGGCATCTCGAAGGAAGGCGAGCTCGTCGACATCGGCTCCGAGAGCGGCATCGTCGAGAAGACCGGCGCCTGGTACAGCTTCAACAAGGAGCGCATCGGCCAGGGCAAGGACAACGCCCGCCAGTTCCTGAAGGACAACCCGGACATCGCCGCCGAGATCGAGAAGCGCATCCGTGAAAAAGCGGTTGTCTCCGCCCAGGCCACGGGCGCGGAAGACGAGGCCGAGGAAGCCACAGCGGAGGAAGAGGCCTGA
- the dctP gene encoding TRAP transporter substrate-binding protein DctP, translating to MVLRKFCALLLLMLWLPVTQAQDTYVLKFATLAPQGSTWMNIIADWAKAVEQESRGRLTFKLYSGGVSGDEPDVLRKIRFGQLHGGAMTGHGIGYIYSPVRVLEIPFLFRSYDEIDHVRAQLMPDIRKGFRDNGFELLGWMEVGFIQLFSKHPIYSLEDLRKRRIWLWQGDPLGTAFFTASGISPVPLPITEVFTSLSTGLIDTTIAPPLGAIALQWFSKTPYMTEIPVMDGIGGLLVSRQFFDKLPADLQELLRRTGDEAGKRLLVETRRDNAKSLQVLKQHGITFTNEWKDSDAVLYDLRDRAAAALAKDNYIPAALYTRARRELDAYRARKGKQ from the coding sequence ATGGTTTTGAGAAAATTTTGCGCGCTGTTGCTGTTGATGCTCTGGCTTCCCGTGACGCAGGCGCAGGACACCTATGTCCTCAAATTCGCCACGCTGGCGCCGCAAGGCTCCACCTGGATGAACATCATCGCCGACTGGGCCAAGGCCGTGGAGCAGGAAAGCCGGGGGCGGCTCACATTCAAGCTCTATTCCGGCGGCGTCTCGGGCGACGAGCCCGATGTGCTGCGCAAGATCCGTTTCGGCCAGTTGCACGGTGGCGCCATGACCGGGCACGGCATCGGCTACATCTATTCGCCGGTGCGCGTGCTGGAAATCCCGTTCCTGTTCCGCAGCTACGACGAGATCGATCATGTGCGCGCGCAACTCATGCCGGACATCCGCAAGGGATTCCGTGACAACGGCTTCGAGCTGCTCGGCTGGATGGAAGTCGGCTTCATCCAGCTTTTCTCCAAACACCCCATCTACTCCCTCGAAGACCTGAGGAAGCGGCGCATCTGGCTGTGGCAGGGAGATCCCCTGGGCACCGCCTTCTTCACCGCCAGCGGCATCTCGCCGGTGCCGCTGCCGATCACCGAGGTTTTCACCAGCCTCTCCACCGGCCTGATCGACACCACCATCGCGCCGCCGCTCGGCGCCATCGCGCTGCAATGGTTTTCCAAAACACCCTACATGACCGAGATCCCGGTGATGGACGGCATCGGCGGGCTGCTGGTGTCGCGCCAGTTCTTCGACAAGCTGCCGGCGGACCTGCAGGAGCTGCTGCGCCGCACCGGTGACGAAGCCGGGAAGCGCCTGCTCGTGGAAACCCGGCGCGACAACGCGAAAAGCCTGCAAGTGCTGAAGCAGCACGGCATTACCTTTACCAACGAATGGAAGGACAGCGACGCCGTGCTTTACGACCTGCGCGATCGCGCCGCCGCGGCGCTTGCCAAGGACAATTACATCCCGGCCGCGCTGTACACGCGCGCGCGCCGGGAACTGGACGCCTACCGCGCGCGCAAAGGCAAGCAGTGA
- a CDS encoding TRAP transporter small permease, producing MTGQDSHSARNRTWTARLEYYFTGIESAFAIFGLALMLALSLVEIVLRNFLHYSIPGADVLIRHLVLWVSFLGAVMAVRERHIKVEIIAAWLPEIWHRRLERPIFLFSALVCGVIGWAAARFWYQEWLNAPAGEQWIALLSIVIPMGFVLLTLHFAMRFVIGPRARARTP from the coding sequence GTGACCGGACAGGACTCGCACTCCGCCCGCAACCGCACCTGGACCGCCAGGCTCGAGTATTATTTCACCGGCATCGAAAGCGCCTTCGCCATTTTCGGGCTGGCCCTGATGCTCGCCCTGTCGCTGGTCGAAATCGTCCTGCGCAATTTCCTGCACTACTCGATTCCCGGCGCCGACGTCCTGATCCGCCACCTGGTCCTGTGGGTGAGTTTTCTCGGCGCCGTGATGGCGGTGCGTGAACGTCACATCAAGGTGGAAATCATCGCCGCCTGGCTGCCCGAGATCTGGCACCGCCGCCTCGAGCGGCCGATTTTCCTGTTCTCCGCGCTGGTCTGCGGCGTCATCGGCTGGGCGGCGGCGCGATTCTGGTACCAGGAGTGGCTCAACGCTCCCGCCGGCGAGCAATGGATCGCCCTGCTCAGCATCGTCATCCCGATGGGTTTCGTGCTGCTGACGCTGCACTTCGCAATGCGCTTCGTGATCGGTCCGCGCGCACGCGCGCGCACCCCATGA
- a CDS encoding ATP-dependent DNA helicase gives MLRASLSPVLSGRKEQQAISTVISSKDILGADGPLAARLEGFTPRRAQQEMAERIEQALADYSAFIAESGTGTGKTFAYLVPALLSGRKILISTGTRHLQDQLYHRDLPLVRDALAVPVSTALLKGRSNYLCRYRLDSLETDGRLAGRRDQSNLVRIREWGGHTRRGDIAEMNAIPEDSDLWPRVTSTADNCLGSSCAHYDECFVNRARREALAADVVVVNHHLFFADLALREEGFGQLLPGVEAVIFDEAHQLPEVASNFLGISLSSHQLVSLCRDSIAEDLKEHSGVAGLPAAAQALEKAVADFRLAFGVEPRRDAWDKLENAKAVHAALAEVKTRLTNLSAALDQAAGKGQGLANGARRASDLLDRLLMISESTPADYVAWFETTARSFMLYLTPLDIAASFRSHTGNGKKAWIFTSATLAVKKSFVHFQARLGLEDAETGQWDSPFDYAQQTLLYIPPGLPVPSAPDYTDRVIDAALPVLQASRGRAFILFTSHRALKAAAARLRDALDFPLLVQGDAPRSELLRRFRDLGNAVLLGTSSFWEGVDVRGEALSCVIIDKLPFASPDDPVLQARAAAMEQAGRSPFADYQLPEAVITLKQGVGRLIRDESDHGVLMLCDPRLLSKGYGKTFLASLPPMPLTRTLQDVVAFFARDNSTRQEAREASPA, from the coding sequence ATGCTTCGCGCCAGCTTATCGCCGGTACTTTCCGGGCGCAAGGAGCAGCAAGCCATTTCAACCGTCATTTCCAGCAAGGACATCCTCGGTGCCGACGGGCCGCTCGCCGCGCGGCTGGAAGGCTTCACGCCGCGCCGCGCGCAACAGGAAATGGCGGAACGCATCGAGCAGGCGCTGGCGGATTATTCCGCTTTCATCGCCGAGTCGGGAACCGGCACCGGCAAGACCTTTGCCTACCTGGTGCCGGCGCTGTTGTCCGGCCGGAAAATCCTGATCTCGACCGGCACCCGTCACCTGCAGGACCAGCTGTATCACCGTGACCTGCCGCTGGTACGAGACGCGCTGGCGGTGCCGGTCAGCACGGCCCTGCTCAAGGGCCGCTCCAATTATCTCTGCCGCTACCGTCTCGACAGCCTGGAAACGGACGGACGTCTCGCCGGCCGGCGCGACCAGTCGAATCTGGTGCGCATCCGCGAGTGGGGCGGACACACCCGGCGCGGCGACATCGCCGAGATGAACGCGATTCCCGAGGATTCCGATTTATGGCCGCGGGTGACCTCCACCGCCGATAACTGCCTCGGAAGTTCCTGCGCGCATTACGACGAATGTTTCGTCAACCGCGCGCGGCGCGAGGCACTGGCCGCGGACGTGGTGGTGGTCAATCATCATCTGTTCTTCGCCGATCTGGCCCTGCGCGAGGAAGGCTTCGGCCAGCTGCTGCCGGGCGTGGAGGCGGTCATTTTCGACGAGGCGCATCAGCTGCCGGAGGTGGCGTCGAATTTTCTCGGCATTTCGCTCAGCAGCCATCAGCTCGTCAGCCTGTGCCGTGACAGCATCGCCGAAGATCTTAAGGAGCACAGCGGCGTTGCCGGGCTGCCAGCGGCGGCGCAAGCGCTGGAAAAGGCGGTGGCCGATTTCCGCCTGGCGTTCGGCGTGGAGCCGCGCCGCGATGCCTGGGACAAACTGGAAAACGCCAAGGCGGTGCACGCGGCGCTGGCCGAAGTGAAAACGCGCCTGACGAACTTGTCCGCGGCGCTGGACCAGGCCGCGGGCAAGGGACAGGGGTTGGCCAATGGCGCCCGCCGTGCCTCGGACCTGCTGGACCGGCTGCTGATGATCAGCGAGAGCACGCCGGCGGATTATGTCGCCTGGTTCGAGACCACGGCGCGCAGCTTCATGCTGTATCTCACGCCGCTCGATATTGCTGCTTCCTTCCGGAGCCACACCGGCAACGGCAAGAAGGCCTGGATATTCACCTCCGCCACGCTCGCGGTCAAAAAAAGCTTTGTCCACTTTCAGGCGCGGTTGGGGCTCGAAGATGCCGAAACCGGGCAGTGGGACAGCCCTTTTGATTATGCGCAACAGACGCTTTTATATATTCCGCCCGGTCTGCCCGTCCCGTCGGCGCCGGATTACACGGACCGCGTGATCGACGCCGCGCTGCCGGTACTGCAGGCCAGCCGCGGACGTGCGTTCATCCTGTTCACCAGTCATCGCGCCCTCAAGGCTGCCGCTGCGCGTCTGCGTGATGCACTGGATTTTCCCCTGCTGGTGCAGGGCGATGCCCCGCGCTCGGAATTGTTGCGGCGTTTTCGCGACCTGGGCAACGCCGTGCTGCTCGGCACCAGCAGTTTCTGGGAAGGCGTGGACGTGCGCGGCGAAGCGCTGTCCTGCGTGATCATCGACAAACTCCCGTTCGCCTCACCCGACGACCCGGTGCTGCAGGCGCGCGCGGCGGCGATGGAACAGGCCGGGCGCAGCCCGTTCGCCGACTACCAGCTGCCGGAAGCCGTGATCACCCTGAAGCAGGGTGTCGGCCGCCTGATTCGCGACGAAAGCGATCATGGCGTGCTGATGCTGTGCGACCCGCGCCTGTTGAGCAAGGGCTACGGCAAGACCTTCCTCGCCAGCCTGCCGCCCATGCCGCTGACCCGGACCTTGCAGGACGTCGTAGCCTTCTTCGCGCGCGATAATTCCACCCGCCAGGAGGCGCGCGAGGCCTCGCCCGCATGA